In Geobacillus kaustophilus, a genomic segment contains:
- the speE gene encoding polyamine aminopropyltransferase: MELWFTEKQTEHFGITARIIRTLHTEQTPFQKLDMVETAEFGNMLLLDGMVMTTQKDEFVYHEMVAHVPLFTHPNPENVLVVGGGDGGVIREVLKHPSVKKATLVEIDGKVIECSKTYLPEIAGKLDDPRVEVKVDDGFMHIAKSENEYDVIMVDSTEPVGPAVNLFTKGFYAGIANALKEDGIFVAQTDNPWFKADLIRNVYRDVKEMFPITRLYTANIPTYPSGLWTFTLGSKKYDPLAVSDDRFHDIDTKYYTKELHKACFVLPKFVADLTK, encoded by the coding sequence ATGGAACTTTGGTTCACCGAAAAGCAAACGGAGCATTTTGGCATCACCGCACGCATCATCCGCACTTTACATACAGAACAAACGCCGTTCCAAAAACTTGATATGGTGGAAACGGCGGAGTTTGGCAACATGCTTTTGCTCGACGGCATGGTCATGACGACGCAAAAAGACGAGTTCGTCTATCATGAAATGGTCGCCCACGTGCCGTTGTTCACCCACCCCAATCCGGAAAACGTGCTTGTCGTCGGCGGCGGCGACGGCGGCGTCATTCGTGAAGTGCTGAAGCACCCAAGCGTCAAAAAAGCGACGCTTGTCGAAATCGACGGCAAAGTGATCGAGTGCTCGAAAACCTACTTGCCGGAGATTGCCGGCAAACTCGATGATCCGCGCGTCGAAGTGAAAGTCGATGACGGGTTTATGCATATCGCCAAAAGCGAAAACGAGTATGACGTCATTATGGTTGACTCGACCGAACCGGTCGGTCCGGCGGTCAACTTGTTCACAAAAGGGTTTTACGCCGGCATCGCCAACGCGTTGAAGGAAGACGGCATTTTCGTCGCCCAAACGGACAATCCGTGGTTTAAAGCGGATTTGATCCGCAACGTTTATCGCGACGTGAAGGAAATGTTCCCGATCACCCGTTTGTATACGGCGAACATTCCGACATATCCGAGCGGGCTCTGGACGTTTACGCTCGGCTCGAAAAAATACGACCCGCTGGCGGTCAGCGATGACCGGTTCCATGACATTGATACGAAGTATTACACGAAAGAGTTGCATAAGGCGTGTTTTGTCTTGCCGAAATTTGTCGCGGATTTAACGAAATAA
- a CDS encoding transglycosylase domain-containing protein, whose amino-acid sequence MEPIPGSRFRGTWKYVRAAVFIGLFLAIFAFAALGSFVLFAKIEGAPPVAVPQTTIFYAADGSKIGESDHGQKRYWVRLKDMSPHVIEATIAVEDRKFYEHHGFDLKRIAAAIIANVEAMAKVEGASTITQQYARNLFLTHEKTWSRKIQEALYTIRLEANYSKDQILEGYLNTIYYGHGAYGIEAAARYYFGKHARELTLSEAAMLAGIPKGPYYYSPFVNEQRAKARQKIVLTSMAEAGYISRKEAEQAYRDKLVYVRHRQQEQPIAPYFQDVVKQQLRTKLGLDERTIELGGLRVYTTLDRRLQRIAEEQIDRIIDPHSAIQAALVAMDPRTGEVKALIGGRNYEESPFNRAVQAERQPGSTFKPFLYYAAIEQGFTPSTQLRSELTTFTFNGGRSPYTPHNYNDYYANGPITLAQALAVSDNVFAVKTLQFIGADKLVETAKALGITSRLKAVPSLALGTSPVKVIDMVAAYSTLANYGKQTEPVFIQKVVDANGNVLYEHKPESRQVLDRDAAFVTTHLMTGMFDPKLNGYTTVTGQSIIDDITRPYAGKSGTTKTDSWMIGFAPQLVAGVWTGYDRGETMDRPAERQYAKQIWVRFMEQSLAGEPKQSFKPTKGVIGVYIDPQNGKLATDACPVKRKTYYLVGTEPTDYCTDHLEKKKKKKEDGKSWFEKWFPWF is encoded by the coding sequence ATGGAACCGATCCCAGGCAGCCGTTTTCGCGGCACGTGGAAATATGTGCGCGCCGCCGTCTTTATCGGCCTTTTTCTCGCCATCTTTGCCTTCGCCGCTCTCGGGAGCTTTGTGCTGTTCGCGAAAATCGAAGGCGCACCGCCGGTCGCCGTGCCGCAGACGACGATTTTTTATGCCGCTGATGGCAGCAAAATCGGGGAAAGCGACCATGGGCAAAAACGCTATTGGGTTCGGCTCAAAGACATGTCCCCGCACGTCATCGAAGCAACGATCGCCGTTGAAGACCGGAAGTTTTACGAACATCACGGGTTTGATTTGAAGCGAATCGCCGCCGCAATCATTGCGAATGTAGAGGCGATGGCAAAAGTCGAAGGGGCGAGCACGATCACCCAGCAATATGCACGCAACTTGTTTTTGACGCATGAAAAAACGTGGTCGCGAAAAATCCAGGAAGCGTTGTACACCATCCGGCTTGAAGCCAACTACAGCAAAGATCAAATTTTGGAAGGCTATTTAAACACGATTTACTACGGCCATGGGGCCTACGGCATTGAAGCAGCGGCTCGCTACTATTTCGGCAAGCACGCGAGGGAGCTGACGCTCAGCGAGGCAGCGATGCTCGCCGGCATTCCGAAAGGGCCGTATTACTACTCGCCGTTTGTCAATGAACAGCGGGCGAAAGCGCGGCAAAAAATCGTGCTGACCTCCATGGCGGAAGCCGGCTACATCAGCCGCAAAGAAGCGGAGCAGGCGTACCGCGACAAGCTCGTCTACGTCCGGCACCGCCAACAAGAACAGCCGATCGCCCCATATTTTCAAGATGTCGTCAAACAGCAGCTGCGCACAAAGCTTGGCCTTGATGAGCGGACGATTGAGCTTGGGGGACTGCGCGTCTATACGACGCTCGACCGGCGTCTGCAGCGGATCGCTGAAGAACAAATCGATCGCATTATCGACCCGCACTCTGCCATTCAAGCAGCGCTTGTCGCGATGGATCCACGCACCGGAGAAGTGAAGGCGCTCATCGGCGGACGCAACTACGAAGAGAGCCCGTTCAACCGGGCCGTGCAGGCGGAACGCCAGCCAGGGTCGACATTTAAGCCGTTTTTGTATTACGCGGCGATCGAGCAAGGATTCACCCCATCGACCCAACTGCGCAGCGAACTGACGACATTTACGTTTAACGGCGGCCGATCGCCGTATACGCCGCATAATTACAACGACTACTATGCCAACGGCCCGATCACGCTCGCTCAGGCGCTCGCTGTATCCGATAACGTCTTTGCAGTGAAAACGCTCCAGTTCATCGGCGCCGACAAACTTGTCGAAACAGCGAAAGCGCTCGGCATTACAAGCAGATTGAAAGCAGTGCCGTCGTTGGCGCTCGGCACCTCGCCCGTGAAAGTGATCGACATGGTGGCCGCATACAGCACGCTGGCCAACTACGGCAAGCAAACCGAACCGGTGTTTATTCAAAAAGTCGTGGATGCAAACGGAAACGTACTGTATGAACATAAGCCGGAGAGCCGGCAAGTGCTCGACCGCGACGCCGCGTTTGTGACAACCCATTTAATGACCGGGATGTTCGACCCGAAGTTAAACGGCTATACAACCGTCACCGGGCAGTCAATCATCGATGACATCACGCGTCCGTACGCCGGCAAGTCGGGAACGACGAAAACGGACAGTTGGATGATCGGGTTCGCCCCGCAGCTGGTCGCCGGCGTCTGGACCGGCTACGATCGCGGAGAAACGATGGATCGTCCTGCCGAAAGGCAATACGCCAAACAAATATGGGTTCGCTTTATGGAACAAAGCCTCGCCGGCGAGCCGAAACAATCGTTCAAGCCGACCAAAGGCGTCATCGGCGTCTACATCGACCCGCAAAACGGCAAGCTGGCCACCGACGCTTGTCCAGTGAAACGAAAAACATACTATCTCGTCGGTACAGAACCGACCGACTATTGCACCGACCATTTGGAAAAGAAAAAAAAGAAAAAAGAAGACGGAAAAAGCTGGTTCGAAAAATGGTTCCCATGGTTTTAA
- the argS gene encoding arginine--tRNA ligase: MNIVGQIKEKMKEEIRQAAVRAGLASADELPEVLLEVPRDKAHGDYSTNIAMQLARIAKKPPRAIAEAIVGQLDSERMSVARIEIAGPGFINFYMDNRYLTAVVPAILQAGQAYGESNVGNGEKVQVEFVSANPTGDLHLGHARGAAVGDSLCNILAKAGFDVTREYYINDAGKQIYNLAKSVEARYFQALGVDMPLPEDGYYGDDIVEIGKKLAEEYGDRFVEMEEDERLAFFREYGLRYELEKIKKDLADFRVPFDVWYSETSLYESGKIDEALSTLRERGYIYEQDGATWFRSTAFGDDKDRVLIKQDGTYTYLLPDIAYHQDKLRRGFKKLINIWGADHHGYIPRMKAAIAALGYDSEALEVEIIQMVNLYQNGERVKMSKRTGKAVTMRELMEEVGVDAVRYFFAMRSGDTHLDFDMDLAVSQSNENPVYYVQYAHARVSSILRQAEEQHISYDGDLALGHLVETEKEIELLKVLGDFPDVVAEAALKRMPHRVTAYAFDLASALHSFYNAEKVLDLDNIEKTKARLALVKAVQITLQNALALIGVSAPEQM; this comes from the coding sequence GTGAACATTGTCGGACAAATCAAGGAAAAGATGAAAGAAGAAATCCGCCAGGCGGCGGTAAGAGCAGGACTGGCTTCAGCCGACGAACTGCCGGAAGTGTTGCTTGAGGTGCCGCGCGACAAAGCGCATGGCGACTACTCAACGAACATCGCCATGCAGCTCGCCCGCATCGCGAAAAAACCGCCGCGGGCGATCGCCGAAGCCATCGTCGGGCAGCTTGACAGCGAACGCATGTCGGTTGCCCGCATTGAGATCGCCGGGCCAGGGTTTATCAACTTTTACATGGACAACCGCTATTTGACGGCGGTCGTGCCCGCGATTTTGCAGGCGGGACAAGCGTATGGCGAATCGAACGTCGGCAACGGGGAAAAAGTGCAAGTCGAGTTCGTCTCGGCCAATCCAACCGGAGACCTGCATTTAGGCCATGCCCGCGGCGCCGCGGTCGGCGATTCGCTTTGCAACATTTTGGCGAAAGCCGGGTTTGACGTGACGCGCGAATATTACATTAATGACGCCGGCAAGCAAATTTACAATTTAGCGAAATCGGTCGAAGCCCGTTATTTTCAGGCGCTTGGTGTTGATATGCCGTTGCCGGAGGACGGCTATTACGGTGACGATATCGTGGAAATCGGCAAAAAGCTTGCCGAAGAGTACGGCGATCGGTTTGTCGAAATGGAGGAAGACGAGCGGCTTGCCTTTTTCCGCGAGTACGGCCTTCGCTATGAGCTTGAGAAAATCAAGAAAGACTTGGCCGACTTCCGTGTGCCGTTTGACGTCTGGTATTCGGAAACATCGTTGTATGAAAGCGGAAAAATCGACGAAGCGCTTTCCACTTTGCGCGAGCGCGGCTACATTTACGAGCAGGACGGGGCGACATGGTTCCGTTCGACGGCGTTTGGGGACGATAAAGACCGCGTCTTAATTAAGCAGGACGGCACATATACGTACTTGCTTCCGGACATCGCCTACCATCAAGACAAGCTGCGGCGCGGGTTCAAAAAGCTCATCAACATTTGGGGAGCCGACCACCACGGCTACATTCCGCGCATGAAGGCGGCGATCGCGGCGCTCGGCTACGATTCGGAGGCGCTTGAAGTGGAAATCATTCAAATGGTGAACCTATACCAAAACGGTGAGCGCGTCAAAATGAGCAAGCGCACCGGCAAGGCGGTGACGATGCGCGAGCTCATGGAAGAAGTCGGCGTCGACGCCGTTCGCTATTTCTTTGCGATGCGCTCGGGCGATACGCATTTGGATTTTGACATGGACTTGGCCGTGTCGCAGTCGAATGAAAACCCGGTTTACTACGTCCAATACGCGCACGCCCGCGTTTCGAGCATTCTTCGCCAAGCGGAGGAACAACACATTTCCTATGACGGCGACTTGGCGCTTGGCCATCTTGTGGAAACGGAAAAGGAAATCGAGCTGCTCAAAGTGCTCGGCGATTTCCCCGATGTCGTCGCCGAGGCGGCGCTCAAGCGGATGCCGCATCGCGTCACCGCCTATGCATTCGATTTGGCTTCCGCGCTCCATAGCTTTTATAACGCGGAAAAAGTGCTTGATTTGGACAACATCGAAAAAACAAAAGCCCGCCTCGCGCTTGTCAAGGCGGTGCAAATTACGCTGCAAAATGCGTTAGCGCTCATTGGCGTTTCAGCGCCGGAACAAATGTAA
- a CDS encoding XapX domain-containing protein, translating into MKEIVLSLLTGMIVGFLFTLFRLPIPAPPALAGIAGIVGVYLGMRLFQWFTMFWK; encoded by the coding sequence ATGAAGGAAATCGTGCTGTCGCTTCTGACAGGCATGATCGTAGGTTTTTTGTTCACGCTGTTCCGCCTGCCGATTCCCGCTCCCCCGGCGTTGGCCGGCATCGCCGGCATCGTCGGGGTGTATCTCGGCATGCGGTTGTTTCAATGGTTCACGATGTTTTGGAAGTAA
- the speB gene encoding agmatinase, with protein sequence MRFDEAYSGNVFIGSHSNFEESEAVIYGMPMDWTVSYRPGSRFGPARIREVSIGLEEYSPYLDRELKDIRYFDAGDIPLPFGNAARSLELIEQFVKKVLDAGKFPLGLGGEHLVSWPVIKAVYAKYPDLAVIHMDAHTDLREHYEGEPLSHATPIRKVADLIGPTNVFSFGIRSGMKEEFEWAKENGMYIAKFEVLEPLRSVLPKLAGRPVYVTIDIDVLDPAHAPGTGTVDAGGITSKELLSAIHEIARSDVRVVGADLVEVAPIYDHSEQTANTASKLVREMLLGWVAK encoded by the coding sequence ATGCGATTTGATGAAGCCTATTCGGGCAACGTGTTTATCGGCAGCCACTCAAACTTTGAAGAAAGTGAAGCGGTCATTTACGGGATGCCGATGGACTGGACGGTCAGCTACCGGCCTGGCTCGCGGTTCGGCCCAGCTCGCATCCGCGAAGTGTCGATCGGTCTTGAGGAGTACAGCCCATATTTGGACCGCGAACTCAAAGACATCCGCTACTTTGACGCTGGGGACATTCCGCTTCCATTTGGCAATGCGGCCCGCAGTTTGGAGCTGATTGAACAGTTCGTGAAAAAGGTGCTTGACGCCGGCAAGTTCCCGCTCGGCCTCGGCGGGGAGCATCTCGTTTCCTGGCCGGTCATCAAAGCGGTGTATGCGAAATATCCGGATTTGGCGGTCATTCATATGGACGCTCATACGGACTTGCGCGAACATTACGAAGGCGAGCCGCTGTCGCACGCGACGCCGATCCGCAAAGTCGCTGACCTGATCGGTCCGACGAATGTCTTTTCGTTCGGCATCCGTTCCGGCATGAAGGAAGAGTTTGAATGGGCGAAAGAAAACGGCATGTACATTGCCAAGTTTGAGGTGCTTGAACCGCTCCGCTCGGTGCTGCCGAAGCTTGCCGGCCGTCCGGTGTATGTGACGATCGACATCGATGTGCTCGACCCGGCCCATGCCCCAGGCACCGGGACGGTGGACGCCGGCGGCATTACGTCAAAAGAGTTGCTTTCGGCCATTCATGAGATCGCCCGCTCCGACGTGCGAGTCGTTGGCGCCGATTTGGTGGAAGTCGCGCCGATTTACGACCATTCCGAACAGACAGCCAATACGGCGAGCAAGCTTGTGAGGGAAATGCTGCTCGGCTGGGTGGCGAAGTGA
- a CDS encoding DUF1934 domain-containing protein, whose product MKETNGIPVRLRQVTVIRDGPRRETVVLEADGMYYIKGETVYLQFAEENELGRVKTTVKMAPDEVTVLRSGAVEMRQTFRRRQETPGHYGTAFGRWALAAKTSAMEFHYDEQRKKGRLFLSYELTLGDERSGRHTLTLTFKGV is encoded by the coding sequence ATGAAGGAAACAAACGGCATTCCGGTGCGCCTTCGCCAAGTCACGGTCATCCGCGACGGCCCACGCCGAGAGACGGTTGTGCTTGAAGCGGATGGCATGTATTACATAAAAGGGGAAACTGTGTATTTGCAGTTTGCCGAGGAAAACGAACTTGGACGGGTGAAAACAACCGTGAAAATGGCGCCTGATGAGGTGACCGTCCTTCGTTCTGGAGCGGTTGAGATGAGACAAACGTTCCGCCGTCGCCAGGAAACGCCGGGCCATTATGGGACAGCGTTTGGACGATGGGCGCTGGCGGCCAAAACGAGCGCCATGGAGTTTCACTATGATGAACAGCGGAAAAAGGGGCGGCTCTTTCTTTCTTATGAACTGACGCTAGGCGATGAGCGAAGCGGACGCCATACGTTGACGTTGACATTTAAGGGGGTATAA
- the cls gene encoding cardiolipin synthase yields MVAISFIAIVLLLVYLDDKLGQFIFRNGRKKVVYPERRSDISLYINGRHLFSDYFAELGRARDHIHVLFYIIKNDETSAPFFQILKEKAAAGVKVRVLTDWVGSFGLPKALIRSLEESGVEFAYARKPRFPFFIYHLNRRNHRKITVIDGRVGYIGGFNIGREYNGKDANFGEWRDYHLKVNGEGVHDLQEQFLHDWEEATGRTVPDKHRYFPPLPAGAIRHQLVATNGAALEEQFIKVIRQAKKEIMIGSPYFIPSRPLFHELMEALRRGVRVTVLVPLKADHLFVKEAAYPYFYRLLKAGARIYRFYQGFYHAKTLVIDEEWCDVGTANFDRRSLFLNGEINCYVFDCAFTRLVKRAIERDLLRAEPLTVDFWQKRSLLDRGKQSISQLISAWL; encoded by the coding sequence ATGGTCGCCATTTCCTTTATTGCCATCGTATTGCTGCTCGTTTATCTTGATGACAAGCTTGGACAGTTCATCTTCCGCAATGGGCGCAAAAAAGTCGTCTACCCGGAGCGGAGAAGCGATATTTCTCTCTATATCAACGGCAGGCATTTATTTTCTGATTACTTCGCTGAACTAGGCCGCGCCCGCGATCATATTCACGTCTTGTTTTACATTATAAAAAATGACGAAACGAGCGCGCCATTTTTCCAAATTTTAAAGGAAAAAGCAGCTGCCGGCGTGAAAGTGCGAGTGTTGACCGATTGGGTCGGCAGCTTTGGACTGCCGAAAGCGCTCATCCGTTCGCTCGAGGAAAGCGGGGTGGAGTTCGCCTATGCCCGAAAGCCGCGCTTTCCGTTTTTCATTTACCACCTCAACCGCCGCAACCATCGGAAAATTACGGTCATCGACGGGCGGGTCGGCTACATCGGCGGCTTTAACATCGGCCGCGAATACAACGGAAAAGACGCCAACTTCGGCGAATGGCGCGATTACCACTTAAAAGTGAACGGCGAAGGGGTTCACGACTTGCAAGAACAGTTTTTGCACGACTGGGAAGAAGCAACGGGCCGGACGGTGCCTGACAAACATCGCTACTTCCCGCCGCTTCCGGCCGGCGCCATTCGCCATCAGCTCGTCGCCACCAACGGCGCTGCCCTTGAAGAACAGTTTATCAAGGTCATCCGCCAGGCGAAAAAAGAAATTATGATCGGCAGCCCATACTTCATCCCAAGCCGGCCACTGTTTCACGAGCTGATGGAAGCGCTTCGGCGCGGGGTGCGTGTGACCGTCCTTGTGCCGCTGAAGGCGGACCATTTATTTGTCAAAGAGGCTGCCTATCCGTACTTTTATCGACTCTTGAAAGCCGGCGCGCGCATTTACCGCTTTTACCAAGGATTTTACCATGCCAAAACGCTCGTCATCGATGAGGAGTGGTGCGACGTCGGCACAGCGAATTTCGATCGGCGCAGCTTGTTTTTGAACGGCGAAATCAACTGCTATGTGTTTGACTGCGCGTTTACCCGCCTCGTCAAACGGGCGATCGAGCGCGATTTGTTGCGCGCCGAGCCGCTGACGGTCGACTTTTGGCAAAAACGTTCGCTTCTTGACCGCGGCAAACAGTCGATTTCCCAGCTTATCTCTGCCTGGCTTTGA